One window of the Zea mays cultivar B73 chromosome 3, Zm-B73-REFERENCE-NAM-5.0, whole genome shotgun sequence genome contains the following:
- the LOC103652087 gene encoding 1,2-dihydroxy-3-keto-5-methylthiopentene dioxygenase 4: protein MQARQKEARKTAFEAAKKEAAEKEAAEKEAAKLRDATASQPSPNSQNNTEDVGVLNWHLDPKKSESEEELAKIRRDRGYSYMDLIEICPDKLENYEEKVRNFFREHMHADEEIRYCLEGSGYFDVRDKDDKWIRIRIREGDMIIVPAGIYHRFTLDSAKYTKLMRLFIGEPVWTPLNRPQEDHPARQEYVKNVSAGTVFALAAHFLANTNLPSKPF, encoded by the exons ATGCAGGCTAGACAGAAGGAAGCACGAAAAACAGCATTTGAGGCTGCTAAAAAGGAAGCAGCAGAAAAGGAAGCAGCAGAAAAGGAGGCTGCTAAATTGAGAGATGCAACAGCTTCTCAACCTAGTCCGAATTCCCAGAATAATACTGAAG ATGTTGGCGTGTTGAATTGGCATTTGGACCCTAAGAAGTCTGAAAGCGAGGAGGAACTAGCAAAAATCCGCAGAGACAGAGGATACAGTTACATG GATCTTATTGAGATATGTCCCGACAAACTGGAAAACTATGAGGAGAAGGTGAGGAACTTCTTCCGTGAGCACATGCACGCTGACGAAGAGATCCGCTATTGCTTGGAGGGCAGCGGGTACTTTGACGTCCGCGACAAAGATGACAAGTGGATTCGAATTCGGATAAGGGAAGGAGACATGATCATCGTACCAGCTGGAATTTATCATCGGTTCACCCTCGACAGCGCTAAATACACGAAG CTCATGAGGCTTTTCATTGGGGAACCAGTCTGGACCCCATTAAACCGCCCTCAGGAGGACCACCCGGCGAGGCAAGAGTATGTCAAGAATGTGAGTGCGGGCACTGTATTTGCTCTTGCAGCTCACTTCCTGGCCAACACGAACCTACCCTCCAAGCCCTTCTAG